From Balaenoptera acutorostrata chromosome 8, mBalAcu1.1, whole genome shotgun sequence, the proteins below share one genomic window:
- the PRKAG3 gene encoding LOW QUALITY PROTEIN: 5'-AMP-activated protein kinase subunit gamma-3 (The sequence of the model RefSeq protein was modified relative to this genomic sequence to represent the inferred CDS: deleted 1 base in 1 codon), producing the protein MREALREETRDSESPPPPTPVPSQRGPSLLFSETQEAAHDQASRFHMRPTPPRRPAGCRAGAAERVGSFLLTARHPIRENPIREGRVPGAGPRIVLPRYSAAHSLMEPAGAGARAAQGTGTPSWSSLVGPEHQEMSFLEQGDSTSWPSPAMTTSSERSHGEQGTKASRWTRQEDVEEGEPPDLGEGLQSRPAAESTGLEATFPKATPWTQAAPLAGVDSPTAERDILPADCAASASGSSADDLDLGIEFSATAAWGNELGLVEERPAPCPSPQALLPRLGWDDELRKPGAQVYMHFMQEHTCYDAMATSSKLVIFDTMLQIKKAFFALVANGVRAAPLWDSKKQRFVGMLTITDFILVLHRYYRSPLVQIYEIEDHKIETWREIYLQGCFKPLVSISPSDSLFEAVYTLIKNRIHRLPVLDPVSGAVLHILTHKRLLKFLHIFGTLLPGPSFLSRTIQDVGIGTFRDLAMVLETAPILTALDIFVDRRVSALPVVNEAGQVVGLYSRFDVIHLAAQQTYNHLDVSVGEALKQRTLCLEEVISCQPHETLGEVIDRIVREQVHRLVLVDETQHLLGVVSLSDILQALVLSPAGIDPLGPENIRVFTLRPPSTPGSQRREPGTRRSPPPTPHLLVRLLFRLLQPSPIAPALPVLPEALGNAWSTVE; encoded by the exons ATGAGAGAGGCCCTCAGAGAAGAAACCCGGGACTCTGAGAGtccacctcctcccaccccagtgcCCTCACAGCGGGGTCCTTCTCTCCTGTTCTCGGAAACTCAGGAGGCAGCCCATGACCAGGCATCGAGATTCCACATgcgccccacccctccccgccgGCCAGCAGGTTGCCGGGCTGGAGCAGCTGAGCGGGTGGGCTCCTTCCTTCTCACTGCCCGACACCCAATCAGAGAGAACCCTATCCGGGAGGGCAGGGTGCCAGGGGCCGGGCCCAGAATAGTGCTGCCCAGATACAGTGCTGCGCACTCGCTCATGGAGCCCGCCGGAGCTGGAGCCCGCGCTGCGCAGGGTACCGGG ACCCCCTCCTGGAGCAGCCTCGTGGGACCTGAGCATCAAG aGATGAGCTTCCTAGAGCAAGGAGATAGCACTTCATGGCCGTCACCAGCCATGACCACCAGCTCAGAAAGAAGCCATGGGGAACAGGGGACCAAGGCCTCGAGATGGACAAGGCAGGAGGATGTAGAGGAAGGGGAGCCGCCAGACCTGGGGGAAG GTCTCCAGTCCAGGCCAGCTGCTGAGTCCACCGGGCTGGAGGCCACATTCCCCAAGGCCACACCCTGGACCCAAGCTGCTCCCTTGGCTGGGGTGGACTCCCCCACAGCAGAGCGGGACATCCTCCCCGCTGACTGTGCAGCCTCAGCCTCCGGCTCCAGCGCAGACGATCTGGATCTGGGCATAGAGTTCTCAGCCACAGCAGCCTGGGGCAATGAGCTCGGCCTGGTGGAAGAGAGGCCAGCCCCATGCCCGTCCCCGCAGGCACTGTTacccaggctgggctgggacgATGAGCTGCGGAAGCCAGGGGCTCAGGTCTACATGCACTTCATGCAGGAGCACACCTGCTACGATGCCATGGCAACCAGCTCCAAGCTGGTCATCTTCGACACCATGCTGCAG ATCAAGAAGGCCTTCTTTGCCCTGGTGGCCAATGGCGTCCGGGCGGCACCTCTGTGGGACAGCAAGAAGCAGAGATTTGTGG GGATGCTGACCATCACAGACTTCATCTTGGTGCTGCACCGCTATTACAGGTCCCCCCTG GTCCAGATCTATGAGATTGAAGATCATAAGATTGAGACCTGGAGGG AGATCTACCTTCAAGGCTGCTTCAAGCCTCTGGTCTCCATCTCTCCCAGTGACAG CCTGTTCGAAGCCGTCTATACCCTCATCAAGAACCGGATCCACCGCCTGCCGGTCCTGGACCCAGTCTCAGGCGCtgtgctccacatcctcacacaCAAGCGGCTGCTCAAGTTCCTGCACATCTTT GGAACCCTGCTGCCTgggccctccttcctctcccgcACCATCCAAGATGTGGGCATTGGCACATTCCGAGACTTGGCCATGGTGCTAGAAACGGCACCCATCCTGACCGCACTGGACATCTTTGTGGACAGGCGCGTGTCTGCACTGCCTGTGGTCAACGAAGCTG GACAGGTCGTGGGCCTCTACTCCCGCTTTGATGTGATT CACCTGGCAGCCCAACAAACATACAACCACCTGGATGTGAGTGTGGGAGAAGCACTGAAGCAGAGGACACTGTGTCTGGAGGAAGTCATTTCCTGCCAGCCCCACGAGACCTTGGGGGAAGTCATTGACCGGATTGTCCGGGAGCAG GTGCACCGGCTGGTGCTCGTGGATGAGACCCAGCACCTCCTGGGTGTGGTGTCCCTCTCCGACATCCTTCAGGCTCTGGTGCTGAGCCCTGCTGGCATCGAC CCCTTGGGGCCTGAGAACATCAGAGTCTTCACTCTTAGGCCACCTTCCACACCCGGAAGCCAGCGAAGGGAACCGGGGACTCGGCgttcacctccccccaccccccatttgcTGGTTCGGCTCTTGTTCAG GCTTCTCCAGCCCTCCCCGATTGCCCCTGCCCTGCCTGTGCTCCCAGAAGCCCTCGGGAATGCCTGGTCCACCGTGGAATGA